GCGCTGGAGAGCCGCTGGAGCGAGGCGCTTGCGGTCAACCGCGCCCTCCTCGAGCGCCACGGCGAGGAGGAGGAGACCTTCAACCGCCTGGGCAAGGCGCTCACCGAGCTGGGTCAGCCGGAGGAGGCGCTCGAGGCGTATCAGCAGTCGCTGCGCATCAATCCTCTGAACATCATCGCCCAGAAGAACGTCCGCAAGCTCTCGGCGCTGCTCCAGGCTCCGACCCGGCCCGAGGGGATGGCGGCGGCCATCGACGTCGACCTCTTCACCGAGGAGCCGGGCAAGAGCGGCATCACCGTGCTGACCCCCCCCGCCGGCGGCGTCGACGTGGCCGTGGCCCCGGGTGACGTGGTCGAACTCCACGTCGAGCACGGGCAGCTGCGGGCGCGTACGGTGCGCGGCATCGACCTCGGCGACGTCGACACCAAGCTGGCGCGGCGGCTGGTCCCGCTGATGATCACCGGCAACCGCTACGCGGCGGCGGTGGCCCGGGTCGACGATCGGAAGATCGAGGTGATGATCCGCGAGACCTACCAGGCGCCGGAGAACGCCCGGAAGTCCTCCTTCCCGA
Above is a genomic segment from Candidatus Dormiibacterota bacterium containing:
- a CDS encoding tetratricopeptide repeat protein, with protein sequence MAEVERVKPRAMYVEEAIQYALESRWSEALAVNRALLERHGEEEETFNRLGKALTELGQPEEALEAYQQSLRINPLNIIAQKNVRKLSALLQAPTRPEGMAAAIDVDLFTEEPGKSGITVLTPPAGGVDVAVAPGDVVELHVEHGQLRARTVRGIDLGDVDTKLARRLVPLMITGNRYAAAVARVDDRKIEVMIRETYQAPENARKSSFPIARGARREEFRPYAKESLLASRGIDDESGEEEENLPGSDDTAEELDGMQTVEGDVEESGGFELEDDADEDVRPEDEY